The Halichondria panicea chromosome 10, odHalPani1.1, whole genome shotgun sequence region GTTCGGAAGTCAGTGTCATTCCCCCAAACCCCACTGACCGACGACGTTCTCCCGATtccctcactctcatggccgTAAACGACACACCCATCCGCACTTATGGGAAACGCTCCCTCACACTCAACCTCGGACTCCGACGCTCACTACCATGGATTTTCATCATCGCTGATGTTCAGAAACCAATCCTCGGTGCTGATTTCCTCAAACATTTTGGTTTGATGGTTGACATGTCCCACAGAAAACttgtagacacacacacacacctccacattCAGAGTATCCACTCTGCGCACTCCTCGCTGAGCGCAACACTGTACCCAAAGGacactaccaacccctaccTCACCCTCCTTTCGGATTTCCCCTCACTCACACAGGTTGCTGTCTCCGATGCACCGgtcaaacacaacatttccCACCACATTGAGACTACAGGACCACCAACCTCAGCCCGTCCCAGACGTCTCGCCCCAGATCGTCTCCGTGTTGCAAAGAGGGAATTCGAGCACATGCTCCAGCTGGGCATCATCAGACCTTCTTCTAGTGCCTGGGCCTCCCCACTCCACATGGTTCCTAAGAAGACTCCTGGTGACTGGCGCCCCTGTGGTGACTACCGTGCTCTCAACCGTTCAACAGTGCCTGATCGGTATCCTGTCCCCCACATCCATGATTTTTCTTCCTCTCTACAGGGTTCCACTATATTTTCTAAACTGGATCTCGTACGTGCCTACCATCAGATTCCTGTGGCCCCCTCGGATGTACCCAAGACAGCGATTACCACACCCTTCGGACTGTTTGAATTTGTCAAGATGCCATTCGGCCTCAGGAACGCTGCCCAAACATTCCAACGATTTATGGACCAAGTTCTCCGTGGGGTACCAGCCGCCTATGCCTACATAGACGATGTTCTCAttgccagccccacccacgATCAACACCTCAAGGACTTGCAAACTGTTTTCGAACGCCTCTCTGCCAACGGTGTGGTTGTCAACCCCAACAAGTGCCTACTTGGTGTGACCAGTCTGGATATCCTTGGACACCACATTGACCAACACGGTATCACCCCTCTCCCAGACAAAGTGCAAGCTGTTCGGGAATTTCCACAACCTCAATCTCAACGCCAACTCCGGCGCTTCATTGGACTTGTGAACTTTTACCATCGTTTTCTACCTCACTGTGCTGACCTTATGCAACCACTTCACTCCCTCATTTCGTCAGCCAAACCCAAAACCCAAACACTCACATGGAACGATTCAGCTCTGGCCTCCTTCAACGCAACCAAGGATGCCCTTGCTAACGCTTCCCTCCTCTCTTACCCTCAACCTGATGCCCCCCACCTATCTCATGACCGACGCATCCGACACTGCTGTTGGCGCAGTTCTACAACAGAACATTAACGGCAAATGGAATCCCATCTCGTTTTTCTCCAGGAAGATGACTCCAGCTGAAACCCGCTACAGTACCTTTGACAGAGAATTACTCGGTGTTTACCTCGCCATCAAACAGTTTCGCCATTTTCTCGAAGGACGTCTCTTCCATGTTCTAACCGACCACAAACCCCTGACGTACGCACTGAACGTGCGATCCGATCGACATTCGCCACGACAAGCACGACACCTCGATTACATCGCTCAGTTCACCTCAACAATCAGGCACGTCAGTGGTACGGACAATGTAGTTGCTGACGCCCTGTCTCGAATTGAAACGAATGCCCTCCTCTCTGGCCAACCCCCTCAGGTGGATTTTGCCGCCATGGCTAAAACACAAGCCACTGACCCACAAATCCGTGCACTCCAATCCTCACCATCCTCAACTCTCGTGGTAGAACCAGTCGCCCTACCGGACTCAACCGACCCTCTCTATTGCGATACTTCCATTGGCACCCAAAGACCCCTGGTTCCGCAACCATGGCGACGAACTGTGTTCAACTCCCTCCATGGTCTCTCTCACCCAGGAATTCGTGCCACTCAGAAACAAATTACTGCTCGATTTGTTTGGCCAGGCATAAACTCAGATGTTCGTCGCTGGACCCGctcctgtgtacagtgtcAACGAGCGAAAATCCAACGACACACAACAGCTCCACTCACACCCTTTCCAACACCTGACAACCGTTTTGATGTCATCCACATTGACTTGGTTGGACCACTCCCGCCATCACATGGATACACATACCTCCTAACCTACGTTGATCGATTTACTCGATGGCCCGAAGCCATTCCTCTCAATTCCATCACCGCAGAAGCTGTGGCAAAGGCATTCCTCAGTGGTTGGATCTCGCGATTTGGGGTACCATCCACCATTGTGACAGACCGCGGACGACAGTTTGAATCTCGATTATGGAGTAACCTCACCTCTCTACTTGGTTCCAAACGCTCTCGAACCACCTCATACCACCCTCAATCCAACGGAATGGTTGAACGTTTTCATCGGCAACTCAAAGCCGCTCTCAAGGCCCAACCTCAACCAACGGCTTGGATGGATACTCTACCTCTCATACTTTTAGGTATTCGGACTGCACTGAAAGAAGACATCTCCGCCACCACAGCTGAGATGGTCTATGGCACCACCCTTTGTCTGCCCGGTGAATTTTTCTCTCCTTCACCAACTAACTCTCTGCCAGACCCCTCCGAATTTATCAACCAGCTCAAAACACACTTTCGGAATCTACAACCAATACCTACCCGTTCCACCAATAGAAACTCTCACATTCCTGACGGACTAGCGTCAGCCACACACGTGTTTGTTCGCCATGATGCTGTTCGGAAACCACTCCAACCACCTTACGACAGACCATTCTGTATTATCAAACGAACTGATAAACATTTCACCATCGATCTTAACGGTCGCCACGATACAGTCTCCATCGACCGCCTCAAACCAGCCCACATCGAATTTTGATCCTCAACTACCCTCACAAACAATACCAATACGACTACATCCACACCAACCGCTAATTTGAACACTTCTTCGTCTCAAACCCCACCACCCACTCTCTCTACTCGTTCTGGACGTCAGGTACATTTTCCGACATACCTTTCTCATTCCGTGTCCTAATGCACTGGGAGGGGAGTGGTGTAGTGAACACTTTACTTTATTGtattaacgatctttaccattaTTGATTTCTGTAGTCACCTTTACCAGTTTTCCGTTATTATATCATGTTACGTAATACGCAATAGAATTTAATCACGCAATGCGCTACTACTTTATTCATCTCTTTGTAGTCCTACCGCATTGCCTCTTTTGTGATTCTTACTATTCTTTTGTTAGCCTCTGTACTTAGACGCACACACCCTGTTTCTGTCTCATCATTCATTTCACTTTATGTTTGTGGACAAGAATTTAGAATGAAATATTATTAGTAACTAAACTACTAAAGTTCATTATTTTATTGACCCTCAAAATAATcatatacccgctataataattatactcccaAGTAGACTGTATTTTCAATCTGCTAGTGCTCCCATGCAGCGTAGCAAGCAAGTTTAAAGCATGGTGGTCAGGGAAACTGTTAATTCTAGTCTTGGAACATTCACATACAGCGgtgaattttacctaaaaaaaaaggtcattaCTTATCCTGATCGCTTGCTTGCAACGGCCTTGCTATAGTGACTGGcatcatgcatatacagtagactctcgctattccggctctctgaagtacggccacctcgatataccggccatttggcttggcacggaatgccagctatatgtttactacATAAAACTCACCctaaagtacggccactcgctattccgtttaccggccagtgctgtctgtcccaaacaaggttttcaatgtaattttatacgtatattacggccggatatgacgttttgggtgtggtttagcaaataaaattgaattacacttaaatagagaacagaatgattcattatcctacattatcctcgagacaagaaccgcaaaagtagtcattagattcgaggtaaggtcgtttttaagccgcggctatttcctgagatgcagccacctcgctattccggccaagctgcatggtcccaagggtgaccggattaacgagagtctactgtagatagaagaggaagagggattggtaacggaagtaccctcgtgTAACATCCGCTTTAcccgcggtttaatcgaggctgtgtcaACAAGCTAAGCTGTGCTGTAGGGCGTGGTCCGGCTAGGACAAGCTAATGGCCTATTTTCTACACACAATGCATAATATACCACAAGCAAATATGCTCAGTCTGTGCAACTCACTCATATTtaaaggtctatacctattttagcagttataaccagcacgcttacacgttttAGCAATACAAGACTATAAATAGCAGCTGTTCGCCTAAAACTTTACTTGGATGtccctttttactgggtgtggtcagtcattagcaagtgctacacgtggctcacagactgggcgtgttataaattgctgaaaaagATTATGTCTCAAGAAAACACAACATTCTTATTTTGagcgagttacccggcaaaatagcctcgtttatagggcgtaacgcagatagttttcgaggttttacggcagattcaatgtaaaatgatTACATGAACTGCTTCCGTcaccaatccctcttactctTCTATTTATGCTGGCAAGCAGTGAGAGGCTGAAACTTAGTGAGGCTGAAGCATGCAGAACGGGCTATAAGATATAATTAACTTCCTTGTTTCTGAGGTTATTATTAGTAGGCCTATAAATAGACTACTATAAATAATATAGTGATTGTCCAAATGGCATCCAGCTCTGGATCTAGAGTTCTTCTGTCTGGTGGCTATGACTGCCAGTTTCTACAAGAGCCTCCTGATGACCTCAAGTGCTTGATATGTCTGTGTGTGGCCAGAGACCCCTTACAGCATGGAGACAAAGGATGTGGGAAAATCTACTGTAGACAGTGTATCACAGAGTATAAAAAGAAGAACAACAAGTGCCCAAACTGTCGTAGACTAATTGTGACTTTCAGAGATGTTCGAAGTAAGAATAGACAAGCTAGCCAGGCTCATAATTTGAACGTTGATTTTTGTCATCACGTACTATCTCATGCAGGTGAAAGAGACATTCAGTCACTGAAGGTGAAGTGCCAGAATAGTGAGTGTCTGTGGGTAGGAGAACTTAGATATCTCGAAGAACACCTCAAGACGTGCGATTACACAAAACTACTTTGCCCAAACAAATGCAAGCAAATAATTAGAAAGCGGTCTATTGAGAATTCAACAATTTGGAAAGTCATTAAAGTATATCGCAAGGATCTTAGAAGGCATCTCAAAACAGAATGCCCACAACGTCAATTTGAGTGTCCTCACTGTCACAAAATTGGGAAATATGAAGATATCACCGGATGGCATACTAGACATTTTTGTCCCAAGGTAAAAATCAGGTGTCCTAATTCTCCAGATTGTGATAAAACTTTTTTGAGGGAAATGAAAAGTGAACATGTTTCTATTTGCCCTTATCAAAAGCTTATATGCAAGTACAAAGAATTTGGTTGTACAATGAAACCATTTCGCAAAGACCTCAAGGATCACGAGAATAACAACAAGCTGCACCTTCGTATCACCATGGATACCCTGCTGGCGGTACAGACACAGTGTAGAAAGTGGACAGAAGAATGCAGTGTATTAAGGGCACCAGACAATTCAACTGCCAAACAAGCTCATCGGATAACATTTAAAATGAACAATTTCAGAAAATGGAAAGAAAAGAGGAAGAAATTTCATAGCCCGTCCTTTCATACTCATCCAGAAGGATATAAAATGATTATCGAAATCAAAGCGTACGGTTTTCTAGAGCGCAAAGGTACACACATCTCAGTATGTACCTACGTAATGAAAGGAGAATACGATGATCAACTCGAGTTCCCTTTCCAAGGTACCTTAAAAATTGAACTACTGAATCAACTGCAGAATAGTAATCATCACCAACAGTCTTACGAAGGTTCTAGATTGGGTGCTGAAAGAGTAACAGATCGCGAAAAGGCTTTTTACCCGTTTAGCAGCGTGGAAGCATTTATACCGCACACTGAGCTTGAGCTCAACACCACCACTAACTGTCAGTACTTACTGAATGACACACTAATTTTTAGAGCTTCTGTTGAAGTGCCTTCTTATAAGCCTTGGTTACAATGCACTGCATAATGTATTGTGCAATTGTTATTTCTGTAGTGTCTTTTTACTGTTATTATGGTACGTATAATAACACTATTGCCAAAGTAACACTCCAgcctacatgtagtacaattatacacatgcatgtaccgaCGTACCAATACCAGTTCATTCTGTAGATGTGACCACATGTACCCAATGCCACAAGAGTTAGTCCAGTTGTGATTAATGGAGAGGGTGTCCTCAGTGTTTCTCACTTGGTGATGCCATCCACTGCATGGAGGGATACAGTAGGAATAAAAGTAGAGCAGCATGGACTAATTGCTCCTGTTGATACATGGTAAATAAGAGGAGCGTAAGTAATTGGTTACCAAGGCCAGCCACCAACCAATGAGAAATAAGCTACATAATATCATAATTGTTAAGAAGGGGAACATGCATGGCAACATAATTCATCCAAAAAATATGTTCCTATTATGCTCAAATATGCCAGCTAATAGGGATTATAGGCAAACAGTATACACACAATAGATACACACAATAGCTAGAAGGGAAAGGGAAAAGTTGACATTGACTGACTGCTCGCCTTGGGAAATGATATGATGGAGAGGCTATTGGGATAGAGACACTTCATGTATACTCTAGAGATGGCTCAGATGAGTGCAACTATGCTCAGAAAAAATTGACAGGGATTTAGCAGCATGCAGAGAGTaccactattataattatattccattGAAGTAATAATTACACCTCACCTTGGAACAAAGATGATCTCCCCTGATCTCTGCACGACTCGTATGGGCCCACAAGATTTGTGTACATTAGGATACAGCTCTTTATTCTCCAGCTCTCTACTGGTAACGTCGAATGGCAGATGACCAAACTTGTCTTTGAGAAGCTCCTCCTCTCCCGGTGGGAAGAGCAGCCACTCTTTGCAACCACACACGTTGGCAGACCAGCTGTatgatctgtgtgtgtgtgtgagagagagagagagagtgtgtgtgtgcaggggggGGTTGTTTGGAGACAACGGTATCcaagatgcatgtacatgtatattgagtTGTACTGTTAGGTCATTAGGTACAGAACGTAATCCTACCACCATACAATCAGGTTAGTGCATGGTAGGCAATTAATCTGTATTGTCACAGACCACATGTTAAATGATTACCTGAACACATCAGCATGAAAAGGAGTCCTGTGAAGATTtaaattaaataattatacattttaaGTACTTGCTTACCATGTTCCTTTGGGACCAATGTATACAAATCTGTAATCATCCGAGACATCCAATCTTGCAGACCACACTTCATTCAGCCAGTCACTCTTGAAGAAGTCAGGTACAGTGTACGCCTTGTAGTTGGGAAAATCTCTACAGAATCAGTAATGATTTATTATTTATATCTATGTAAGTACTCCGCGTTAGGAGTTGTCgatatgcatgcactgtgatGTATTTCATGAGAAAAACTGGACAAATCTGGGTGGAAATTTCTGTGAGAACACCTGATGGAATGGTCATCAAAATCAGCTTAGGGACCCAtccatacatacacatgtgtGACTTTACTTGGTGAAATGCCAGTCCTTGAGATACAGTGTTCCGGATTTTCCCTTTGACCTCCACCAGTGGGCATATTCCTTCAGTGTCATCTCAGTTTTACGGTGAGTAGAGAATTCAACACAAGAGCAATCAGCCACAGGGACTACTACAtgtcctgggggggggggggtgatgtGTACATACTAGATCGCCATGACGAAACAGTATTGAACTGAAAGTGTAGCCCTGGGTCACAAACACCATTTATAGTAAAACGGTATACTTATCTATAAGCAAGTCACCTTCTATGGCCCAAAGTCTCCAGTATAGTTATATTTATAGCCTGCCTGTGCTAGCAAGGTCACAACGAGATCGCCTGATCGCTTGATCTGATCACAATGTTTATCAAGATCAACACCATCCACTCGGCTATTGTTGGGATGACCCGCATATTACCGCGATTTACCTAGGGATTACTGCATTTTTCGCATTTTAAAAGAGGTTGCTATAAAAGACCTCAGCTACGGCTCGTAATTGTAGTATATAACTGAGCTTCTACCAGATCTACCAGGCTTGTTTTCACATTAACTGATCTGCTTCAGAGACTAATATCAGGTCACAAATTGTAGCAATTCACCAAAATGTTCCTCCAAAAAGTCTATGTTAGGTGTGTCGCCGACATTCCTCCATTCTTGCCGTGCCTTCCATCCTCTAGTGAAGGACTCTCCAAACACACAAGGACGGTTGGGAAGCAGATTCTCCTCCAAAAATGTCAGAAAGTTTCCAGAATCTGGAAATCTTGATATCAGGTCAGTTCTGTCCATCATATCATGCATGGAAGGTaaattaatgattataattattaaggtaAAGATGGTTCAAATAAAAACATACTATTGGAAACAATCCTCCTATATCGAATTTTAATACTGTaacaactagtgttcaagctggcgctgtgctaatgcctctcgccatgtttttgctttcgctcaaaagtattaataattatgatttcaaATTGACAAAATAGGTGGTAGCAAATTGAATGAACATTAAACACCGTAACAAATAATACAAATTGAAAATAATGTGATAATAGAGCACATTGCTCGCATGTttaggtatgtgtgtgggtgtgcatgcgtCCATGTGAGTATGCATGTGTGGTACGTGTTTgttggtttgtgtgtgtgtgtgtgtgtgcgtgtgtgagtgtgtgtgtgtgtgcgtgtgtgagtgtgtgtatatgtggtataattacatgcatgtgtgcatggtaaGTAAATGTGTGTACGTGACTATGACATCAGAGAGAAACACTGTGTGTGAAAAAGCTACTGTTCATTGTCGGGATCAATGCTAAGATCAAGCCTTAATCTCTTTGGTGCAGAGTAAGGGCAAGTATGAAAGTTATCTCCGTCTTGGCAATTTTCACAGAGGTAAAATCCAATGATGCCTTCATCAAATTCGAAATCAGGAATATCTGGGGCGTACACATACCAGGGCTTGATACGTGATTCCTTTGGTGTCTTGATATCAACTGTTGACCATCCGGGCACTTTGTTGAAGTCGTCAGCTGCTGGATTGTAGTCACATGCGTACGTTCCGTCGGGTGTTTCGTACATGTAGGGTTGTAACAGTTCTCTAAGCACTAATGACTCCCAGTAATCAGATGATCCGCAATATGAGGAGTGGGAAAAAAAGatattttgttttgttttgtggcttaccaggaccacAAAAAGAATTGatttctgccaggatctgggtTAAAATGGAGTCTCTCACACGTGGTAATGAGCGCATGCgcaggaataaggggtgtgtcggCAAGTTACAAGAAATTAAGAATGGCtactagcttctttagcagctctttctgactcttgtagctaacaaaaagctagcgctttagtgcaaggctaacttatatgttgaatagaaagtttgtgcgaacagatggtgctataaaagattctgaagagactgcaacatccttcaatgtgagtcactagccataactcgagaaagaagctttagtttgctaatccacgaatcaaaatccaagagatcgtggctagaagcctatagaagctgtcagTTTTTGTTGTATTGCAACTGTTgatcagttacagctggaatacacacacacacacacagacagctttaccgtatccctcgtgcggctacgcctcgaggcataatgatttacatgtagaagtgcatgcatggacatgCAATCGCACTCAATTCTATTTTAACACCGGCATGGTCCCAGGTGAATACCTATACATACTTCGCTAAGTTGTCTAGTGTATATAGACATGAATCAATAAGTGGGTGTTGACcacagtacatacagtagATAAttaccctataattatgataattatgtgggcaacataattatatgcacccACTGATTGATTCTTCATAACTATTGCAAAACACACTCCAGAACAAAACTTGAGTATAGCCCAGATTCCTGTCGTCCCAATGTGCCGGAAGAGAaccggtatataattatatgcccaTCTATAATTGCACCGACTATGCTCAATTTGCATTGCATAGTCCCGGGAGATGCGTGTGTgcgctgcatgcatggatataattatagtagacatATAACCTTGCTGAATTTAGCAGCTTGTATATGTCCGGCTTAAGCCGCTATAATAGATAtacattgcataattattacaatactCCTCAAATATATTCAGTCCATGCACTCATATTAATTCAATACACCCAATCATGGAATcagcaactatatatatacatacaaaccctattataattataccaatgtATGTGACTCACATTAGTCTTGATATGGACAtcagccttggcctccaacaatattctaacaactccacaaTAACCTTTGTGAGCAGCCACTATCAATGCAGTTGCTCCATCCTGTACATGATCATGATGGATGCAGATTGAGCAGCAAGtgaacacacatgcactatcTATAGTACTCACAAAAagtcacattaattttgataaaTCATGAGAAACCACCATGCATTTAACTATATTTATAGCGTCTGAAATGTGCAGTATATAATACACATAATGTTTACTCACTTTGTTTTGAATATCcacattggctccagcatcgattagTAAGCCCAcacatttctggtgaccattgAAACTGGCTATCCAAAGAGGACTCTGTCCCGACTGTGTACATTCATGCATTAACAAAAGTATTTGCATTTATTCATTGGCTAAAGAACATAAACGAGTGCATGCCCGAAATAACATGCAATCTACATAAATAATGGGTGCTGCATGATATAATTacaccgtataattatatagcaggtaattttcgtggtgcaaattttcgtatgaacttcCCAATTACatatttcgtattttaaatattcgtacagctcaggatagtgacgttgaccTATTGCAGTACAATAATTTCATATTTT contains the following coding sequences:
- the LOC135343014 gene encoding 2-oxoglutarate and iron-dependent oxygenase JMJD4-like isoform X1, which translates into the protein MSISRLITDLISRFPDSGNFLTFLEENLLPNRPCVFGESFTRGWKARQEWRNVGDTPNIDFLEEHFGHVVVPVADCSCVEFSTHRKTEMTLKEYAHWWRSKGKSGTLYLKDWHFTKDFPNYKAYTVPDFFKSDWLNEVWSARLDVSDDYRFVYIGPKGTWTPFHADVFRSYSWSANVCGCKEWLLFPPGEEELLKDKFGHLPFDVTSRELENKELYPNVHKSCGPIRVVQRSGEIIFVPSGWHHQVRNTEDTLSINHNWTNSCGIGYMWSHLQNELVLVKRELEDCRLMDSWEEQCQVVLKASAGMNYWEFVQLLSIVALSRLNQLKEILTPTSKLHEGFFSLHTLIRETLSNSLETVTFLESPSEFETAKNEDGMDLVMSSLKYEKDEFQKKLTELLPICHIQKLFCEEFPNIGEDRIFLVLFKLYELCTLYSLIPNVIMLSS
- the LOC135343015 gene encoding TNF receptor-associated factor 5-like — encoded protein: MASSSGSRVLLSGGYDCQFLQEPPDDLKCLICLCVARDPLQHGDKGCGKIYCRQCITEYKKKNNKCPNCRRLIVTFRDVRSERDIQSLKVKCQNSECLWVGELRYLEEHLKTCDYTKLLCPNKCKQIIRKRSIENSTIWKVIKVYRKDLRRHLKTECPQRQFECPHCHKIGKYEDITGWHTRHFCPKVKIRCPNSPDCDKTFLREMKSEHVSICPYQKLICKYKEFGCTMKPFRKDLKDHENNNKLHLRITMDTLLAVQTQCRKWTEECSVLRAPDNSTAKQAHRITFKMNNFRKWKEKRKKFHSPSFHTHPEGYKMIIEIKAYGFLERKGTHISVCTYVMKGEYDDQLEFPFQGTLKIELLNQLQNSNHHQQSYEGSRLGAERVTDREKAFYPFSSVEAFIPHTELELNTTTNCQYLLNDTLIFRASVEVPSYKPWLQCTA
- the LOC135343014 gene encoding 2-oxoglutarate and iron-dependent oxygenase JMJD4-like isoform X3, whose translation is MSISRLIDFPNYKAYTVPDFFKSDWLNEVWSARLDVSDDYRFVYIGPKGTWTPFHADVFRSYSWSANVCGCKEWLLFPPGEEELLKDKFGHLPFDVTSRELENKELYPNVHKSCGPIRVVQRSGEIIFVPSGWHHQVRNTEDTLSINHNWTNSCGIGYMWSHLQNELVLVKRELEDCRLMDSWEEQCQVVLKASAGMNYWEFVQLLSIVALSRLNQLKEILTPTSKLHEGFFSLHTLIRETLSNSLETVTFLESPSEFETAKNEDGMDLVMSSLKYEKDEFQKKLTELLPICHIQKLFCEEFPNIGEDRIFLVLFKLYELCTLYSLIPNVIMLSS
- the LOC135343014 gene encoding 2-oxoglutarate and iron-dependent oxygenase JMJD4-like isoform X2, with amino-acid sequence MTLKEYAHWWRSKGKSGTLYLKDWHFTKDFPNYKAYTVPDFFKSDWLNEVWSARLDVSDDYRFVYIGPKGTWTPFHADVFRSYSWSANVCGCKEWLLFPPGEEELLKDKFGHLPFDVTSRELENKELYPNVHKSCGPIRVVQRSGEIIFVPSGWHHQVRNTEDTLSINHNWTNSCGIGYMWSHLQNELVLVKRELEDCRLMDSWEEQCQVVLKASAGMNYWEFVQLLSIVALSRLNQLKEILTPTSKLHEGFFSLHTLIRETLSNSLETVTFLESPSEFETAKNEDGMDLVMSSLKYEKDEFQKKLTELLPICHIQKLFCEEFPNIGEDRIFLVLFKLYELCTLYSLIPNVIMLSS